A region from the Vicia villosa cultivar HV-30 ecotype Madison, WI linkage group LG3, Vvil1.0, whole genome shotgun sequence genome encodes:
- the LOC131658502 gene encoding zinc finger CCCH domain-containing protein 48-like, protein MFSFSNFCQYNNPDDSLFYGDGFATLVKLQGHKKLVTGIALPHGSNKLYSGSTDGTLRTWDCVTGQCTNLTNLGAEATSLISEGPWIFVSLPNIVKAWNMQTASHLTLDGPKGRVLAMVVGNDTLLAGAEVTTHTLVYGYIVCFVLLLLLFKYHDGVIFAWRGSSKSNSPFELVASLRGHTKSVVCLAVGCNKMLYSGSKDQSIKVWDLDKFECKMTLNALTGEVTSLICWDKFLLSGSSDCTIKTLLEKMKSVYTNVEGLPPDRIVESNCFSRAWYFGHG, encoded by the exons ATGTTTTCCTTTTCTAATTTTTGTCAATATAATAATCCCGATGATTCTCTGTTTTATGGTGATGGCTTTGCCACATTAGTAAAGCTTCAAGGACACAAGAAG CTTGTCACTGGAATTGCACTTCCACATGGATCAAACAAACTTTATTCTGGCAGCACCGATGGGACACTTCGGACATGGGACTGTGTTACTGGTCAATGTACTAATTTGACGAATCTTGGTGCTGAAGCTACCTCTTTGATCAGTGAGGGCCCGTGGATTTTTGTTAGTCTGCCTAACATTGTCAAG GCATGGAATATGCAAACTGCTTCACATTTAACTCTCGATGGACCTAAGGGACGAGTCCTTGCCATGGTTGTTGGCAATGATACACTCTTAGCTGGAGCAGAGGTAACTACTCACACATTGGTTTATGGTTATATAGTATGTTTTGTTCTCTTACTTTT attatttaaatatcatGATGGTGTAATTTTTGCATGGAGAGGCAGTTCTAAATCCAATTCCCCTTTTGAACTGGTTGCATCACTACGCGGACACACTAAATCTGTTGTTTGCCTGGCTGTTGGATGTAACAAGATGTTGTACTCAGGATCCAAGGATCAAAGCATCAAG GTTTGGGACCTAGACAAATTTGAGTGTAAAATGACACTCAATGCGCTTACAGGAGAAGTCACATCCCTTATTTGTTGGGACAAATTCTTGCTATCTGGTTCATCAGACTGCACTATCAAG ACTTTGCTTGAGAAGATGAAGTCGGTGTACACGAATGTAGAAGGTCTTCCTCCGGATCGAATTGTGGAAAGCAATTGCTTCTCCAGGGcgtggtattttggccatggatga